Genomic window (Escherichia fergusonii ATCC 35469):
TGCTTGCCGGAGAAACCTCTCTCGATGAAGTGCTGCGGGTAACGATGGAGGCGTAATGGCACTGTTTTACTATCAGGCGTTACAGCGTAATGGTCGCAAAACCAAAGGTATGATTGAGGCGGATTCCGCGCGTCATGCCCGCCAGTTGTTGCGCGGTAAAGAGCTTATCCCCGTACACATTGAAGCCCGGATGAATGCTTCGTCAGGGGGAATGTTGCAGCGTCGGCAACACGCACATCGTCGTGTGGCGGCGGCAGATCTGGCGCTGTTCACTCGCCAACTGGCAACGCTGGTGCAGGCAGCAATGCCGCTGGAAACCTGCTTACAGGCGGTCAGTGAGCAAAGTGAAAAACTGCATGTAAAAAGCCTCGGAATGGCGCTACGCAGCCGGATTCAGGAAGGTTACACCCTGTCGGACAGCCTGCGCGAACATCCCCGCGTCTTTGACTCCCTGTTTTGTTCGATGGTGGCTGCCGGAGAAAAATCCGGGCATCTCGACGTGGTACTCAATCGCCTGGCGGATTACACCGAACAGCGACAGCGCCTGAAATCACGCCTGCTGCAGGCCATGCTCTATCCGCTGGTACTGCTGGTGGTGGCAACGGGCGTGGTCACTATTTTGCTGACGGCGGTGGTGCCGAAAATTATCGAACAGTTTGATCATCTCGGACACGCGCTGCCTGCCTCCACCCGCGCTCTTATCGCTATGAGCGACGCATTGCAGACCAGCGGCGTTTACTGGCTGGCGGGTCTGCTGGGGCTTCTGGTGCTGGGGCAACGACTACTCAAAAATCCTGCGATGCGCCTGCGCTGGGATAAAACCTTGCTGTGTTTGCCCGTGACGGGGCGTGTTGCGCGCGGGCTGAATACGGCGCGTTTTTCCCGCACGTTAAGCATCCTCACCGCCAGCAGTGTTCCGTTGCTGGAAGGCATTCAGACCGCCGCTGCCGTGTCGGCAAATCGTTATGTCGAGCAACAACTGCTGCTGGCGGCAGATCGCGTCCGCGAAGGAAGCAGCTTGCGCGCTGCGCTGGCGGAGTTGCGCCTGTTCCCGCCGATGATGCTGTACATGATCGCCTCCGGCGAACAGAGCGGTGA
Coding sequences:
- the gspF gene encoding type II secretion system inner membrane protein GspF, which translates into the protein MALFYYQALQRNGRKTKGMIEADSARHARQLLRGKELIPVHIEARMNASSGGMLQRRQHAHRRVAAADLALFTRQLATLVQAAMPLETCLQAVSEQSEKLHVKSLGMALRSRIQEGYTLSDSLREHPRVFDSLFCSMVAAGEKSGHLDVVLNRLADYTEQRQRLKSRLLQAMLYPLVLLVVATGVVTILLTAVVPKIIEQFDHLGHALPASTRALIAMSDALQTSGVYWLAGLLGLLVLGQRLLKNPAMRLRWDKTLLCLPVTGRVARGLNTARFSRTLSILTASSVPLLEGIQTAAAVSANRYVEQQLLLAADRVREGSSLRAALAELRLFPPMMLYMIASGEQSGELETMLEQAAVNQEREFDTQVGLALGLFEPALVVMMAGVVLFIVIAILEPMLQLNNMVGM